A genome region from Pseudomonas sp. N3-W includes the following:
- the tnpA gene encoding IS66-like element accessory protein TnpA, which translates to MDTIFSLFKRTPMPRERRSYSKSFKAQVIAECAQPDASIANVALTHNLNANLVHKWIRVHAQKNLALQTAFIPVKAAPSIATHQALPATIRIEVPHAKGVVVVSWPTENAAACSAFLRDLLR; encoded by the coding sequence GTGGACACCATTTTTAGCCTTTTTAAGCGGACGCCCATGCCACGAGAACGTCGTTCCTATTCCAAATCCTTCAAGGCCCAAGTCATTGCCGAATGTGCGCAGCCTGACGCCTCGATTGCCAATGTCGCCTTGACCCACAACCTCAATGCCAACCTCGTCCATAAATGGATTCGGGTGCATGCGCAGAAAAACCTGGCACTGCAAACTGCCTTTATTCCGGTCAAAGCCGCGCCGTCGATAGCGACGCATCAAGCTCTTCCCGCTACGATCCGAATCGAAGTGCCTCATGCAAAAGGCGTAGTTGTGGTGAGTTGGCCGACAGAAAATGCAGCGGCGTGTTCCGCTTTCCTGCGAGACCTGCTGCGATGA
- the tnpC gene encoding IS66 family transposase, with product MTSHPNLDQLNPEQLRALAAQLIQRVETMDKQITHHKSVNEKLAHEIALLKRFKFAKRSEQLSPDQASLLDDLIDTDIAAIEAELEALQPVSAEAKMRQQPKRAALPPQFPRTLIHHEPENSHCQCGCALKRIGEDASEKLDYTPGVFTVERHIRGKWACEQCETLIQAPVPAHVIDKGIPTAGLLAHVMVAKFADHLPLYRQEKIFGRAGLSIARSTLAQWVGNCGVQLQPLVDALREAMLMHGVVHADETPVQMLTPGAKKTHRAYVWAYATSQFSELAAVVYDFSPSRAGEHARAFLGSWKGKLVCDDFAGYKAGFELGVTEIGCMAHARRKFFDLHATNKSQVAEKALHYMAALYEVEREVRELEHDNRRRIRREKATPIIDALHTWMMAQRQLVPEGSAIAKALDYSLKRWISLTRYLDDGAVPIDNNWCENQIRPWALGRSNWLFAGSLRSGKRAAAIMSLIQSARLNGHDPYAYLKDVLTRLPTQRASEIAELLPHKWTSV from the coding sequence ATGACTTCGCATCCGAATCTCGATCAATTAAACCCTGAACAACTGCGTGCCTTGGCGGCGCAGTTGATCCAGCGCGTCGAGACAATGGACAAGCAAATCACCCATCACAAGTCGGTCAACGAGAAGCTGGCCCACGAGATCGCGCTGCTCAAACGCTTCAAGTTTGCCAAGCGCAGCGAGCAGCTAAGTCCGGATCAAGCCAGCTTGCTCGACGACTTGATCGACACCGATATCGCCGCCATCGAAGCGGAGCTTGAAGCACTGCAACCCGTGTCTGCCGAAGCCAAAATGCGCCAGCAGCCCAAGCGCGCTGCGCTGCCACCGCAGTTCCCTCGCACGCTGATCCATCACGAACCGGAAAACAGCCACTGCCAGTGCGGCTGCGCCCTCAAGCGTATCGGCGAAGATGCCAGCGAAAAGCTCGACTACACACCGGGCGTCTTCACTGTGGAGCGCCACATCCGTGGAAAGTGGGCTTGCGAGCAGTGCGAAACACTGATCCAGGCGCCGGTACCGGCGCACGTCATCGACAAGGGCATCCCGACGGCGGGCCTGCTGGCCCATGTCATGGTGGCCAAGTTTGCCGACCATCTGCCGCTGTATCGGCAGGAGAAAATCTTCGGCCGCGCCGGACTGTCGATTGCTCGCTCGACCTTGGCGCAGTGGGTGGGCAACTGCGGCGTGCAATTACAGCCGCTGGTTGATGCGTTGCGCGAAGCCATGCTGATGCACGGCGTCGTCCACGCCGATGAAACCCCGGTACAAATGCTGACGCCTGGCGCGAAGAAAACTCATCGCGCTTATGTCTGGGCTTATGCCACCAGCCAGTTCTCTGAACTTGCTGCGGTCGTTTATGACTTCAGCCCGAGCCGCGCTGGCGAACATGCCCGAGCCTTTCTGGGCAGTTGGAAAGGCAAACTAGTTTGCGATGACTTCGCTGGCTACAAGGCGGGATTTGAACTGGGTGTTACGGAGATCGGCTGCATGGCCCATGCGCGCCGCAAGTTCTTCGATTTGCACGCGACCAACAAAAGCCAGGTCGCCGAAAAAGCGCTGCACTACATGGCTGCCTTGTACGAAGTTGAACGAGAAGTTCGAGAATTGGAGCATGACAATCGGCGGCGAATACGGCGAGAAAAAGCAACGCCAATCATCGACGCACTTCATACCTGGATGATGGCCCAAAGGCAGCTCGTACCCGAGGGATCAGCCATCGCCAAGGCCCTGGATTACAGCCTCAAACGCTGGATATCGCTGACGCGCTATCTCGATGACGGCGCTGTGCCCATTGACAATAATTGGTGCGAGAACCAAATCCGCCCGTGGGCTCTTGGGCGCTCGAACTGGCTGTTCGCGGGCTCGTTACGCAGCGGCAAACGTGCGGCGGCAATCATGAGCTTGATCCAGTCGGCACGGCTCAATGGGCATGATCCGTATGCTTACCTGAAGGATGTGCTCACGCGCCTGCCGACGCAGCGGGCAAGTGAAATTGCTGA
- the tnpB gene encoding IS66 family insertion sequence element accessory protein TnpB (TnpB, as the term is used for proteins encoded by IS66 family insertion elements, is considered an accessory protein, since TnpC, encoded by a neighboring gene, is a DDE family transposase.): MIRVDSIWLATEPMDMRAGTETALARVVAVFGAAKPHCAYLFANRRANRMKVLVHDGVGIWLAARRLNQGRFFWPGVRHGSEVELDAEQLRALVPGLPWQRVGAGGIISTL, encoded by the coding sequence ATGATCCGCGTCGACTCCATCTGGCTCGCCACCGAGCCCATGGACATGCGCGCCGGCACTGAAACCGCGCTGGCGCGAGTTGTCGCGGTGTTCGGTGCGGCGAAGCCGCACTGTGCCTATCTGTTCGCCAACCGCCGCGCCAATCGCATGAAAGTGCTGGTGCATGACGGCGTGGGGATTTGGCTTGCCGCCCGGCGTTTGAATCAAGGACGCTTCTTCTGGCCGGGTGTGCGACACGGCTCCGAAGTTGAGTTGGATGCCGAGCAACTTCGGGCCCTGGTGCCCGGTTTACCTTGGCAGCGCGTCGGTGCAGGCGGAATCATCTCGACGCTTTAA